The following are encoded in a window of Chthoniobacterales bacterium genomic DNA:
- a CDS encoding ORF6N domain-containing protein, with protein MPSKQLTLSNKAIDDTIREIRGVRVIIDADLAALYGVPTKRLNEQFRRNRHRFPADFAFQLTSEEAVSLRSQIATGSSQTIDPQGRMRSRSQIATLKRGQNIKYRPYAFTEHGALQAANILNSKRAVRMSVFVIRAFVKMRDELSTNATIVKRLAQIDNTLFLHDAALRDLFQKLRPLLAPPPEPPRKQIGFSLEK; from the coding sequence ATTCGCGGAGTGCGCGTTATTATCGATGCCGATCTCGCCGCACTCTATGGCGTTCCCACCAAGCGTCTCAACGAGCAGTTCCGCCGCAATCGCCACCGATTTCCAGCGGATTTCGCCTTCCAGCTCACCTCGGAAGAAGCGGTCAGCTTGAGGTCGCAAATTGCGACCGGTTCATCGCAAACAATTGATCCTCAGGGACGTATGCGTTCAAGGTCGCAAATTGCGACCTTGAAGCGGGGACAGAATATCAAATATCGGCCCTACGCCTTTACCGAACACGGCGCCCTTCAAGCCGCGAACATTCTGAACAGCAAACGCGCTGTGCGGATGAGCGTGTTCGTCATCCGCGCGTTCGTGAAGATGCGAGACGAGCTTTCCACGAATGCAACCATTGTGAAGCGGCTCGCCCAGATTGATAACACCCTCTTTCTCCACGATGCCGCTTTGCGCGATCTCTTCCAGAAGCTGCGCCCGCTTCTCGCCCCGCCACCAGAACCACCCAGGAAACAGATCGGCTTTAGCCTCGAAAAATAG
- a CDS encoding helix-turn-helix transcriptional regulator, with amino-acid sequence MNKTNFDRFLEEQLRDPEFAARFKEAGEAWDIALQLSTLREQAGLSQTELARRLKTTQQQVSRLESPGYEGHSLSMLRRVAAALHARVRVVLEPLAKADKAGEVREQPGRYQARRRKRL; translated from the coding sequence ATGAACAAGACCAACTTTGATCGATTCCTCGAAGAGCAACTCCGCGATCCGGAGTTTGCGGCGCGTTTCAAGGAAGCGGGCGAAGCCTGGGATATCGCCCTGCAACTGTCCACCTTGCGAGAGCAAGCTGGCCTTTCGCAAACCGAACTCGCGCGTCGTTTGAAGACAACCCAACAGCAGGTCAGCCGTTTGGAGTCGCCCGGATACGAAGGCCATTCCCTCAGTATGCTGCGCCGCGTCGCCGCCGCCCTCCACGCTCGGGTGCGTGTGGTGCTTGAGCCGCTCGCAAAGGCAGACAAAGCGGGCGAGGTGCGGGAGCAACCTGGCCGCTACCAGGCGAGACGGCGCAAACGTCTTTGA